A genome region from Triticum aestivum cultivar Chinese Spring chromosome 2B, IWGSC CS RefSeq v2.1, whole genome shotgun sequence includes the following:
- the LOC123047613 gene encoding UDP-galactose transporter 1: protein MESAAGGGLGSMRAVLAILQWWGFNVTVIIINKWIFQKLDFKFPLTVSCVHFICSSIGAYVAIHVLKAKPLIQVEPEDRWKRIFPMSFVFCMNIVLGNVSLRYIPVSFMQTIKSFTPATTVILQWLVWSKHFEWRIWASLVPIVGGILLTSMTELSFNIFGFCAAMIGCLATSTKTILAESLLHGYKFDSINTVYYMAPFATMILALPAMLLEGGGVIDWFYTHDSVFSSLIIILGSGVLAFCLNFSIFYVIHSTTAVTFNVAGNLKVAVAVLVSWLIFRNPISPMNAIGCAITLVGCTFYGYVRHLISQQQAAAPLGSQGTNSPRSRVEMLPLVGDKEDKV, encoded by the exons ATGGagtcggcggccggcggcgggctgGGCAGCATGCGCGCGGTGCTCGCCATCCTCCAGTGGTGGGGCTTCaacgtcaccgtcatcatcatcaacaaatGGATCTTCCAG AAGCTGGATTTCAAGTTCCCCCTGACGGTGTCCTGCGTCCACTTCATATGCTCTTCCATCGGGGCATACGTCGCGATCCACGTGCTCAAGGCGAAGCCGCTGATTCAGGTCGAGCCCGAGGACCGCTGGAAGAGGATCTTCCCCATGTCCTTCGTGTTCTGCATGAACATCGTGCTCGGGAACGTCAGCCTGCGCTACATCCCGGTCTCCTTCATGCAGACTATCAAATCGTTCACCCCTGCAACCACAG TTATTCTGCAGTGGTTGGTTTGGAGCAAGCACTTCGAGTGGCGCATATGGGCTTCGCTGGTCCCGATAGTCGGGGGGATCCTCCTAACCTCAATGACAGAGCTCAGCTTCAACATTTTTGGTTTCTGTGCTGCCATGATTGGCTGCCTCGCCACGTCTACCAAGACCATCTTGGCAGAGTCCCTGCTCCATGGATACAAATTTGACAG CATTAACACAGTGTACTACATGGCACCCTTTGCCACCATGATACTGGCTCTACCAGCAATGTTGCTTGAAGGAGGTGGCGTAATCGACTGGTTCTACACGCACGACTCTGTCTTTTCTTCGCTGATTATCATCCTAGGCTCAGGGGTGCTTGCGTTTTGCCTCAACTTCTCCATCTTCTACGTGATCCATTCAACCACCGCTGTGACCTTCAATGTTGCTGGCAACCTTAAA GTTGCTGTCGCCGTGTTGGTCTCGTGGTTGATCTTCCGGAACCCAATCTCCCCCATGAATGCAATTGGATGCGCAATCACGCTCGTCGGCTGTACTTTCTATGGGTATGTGAGGCATCTCATCTCCCAACAGCAGGCTGCTGCGCCCCTAGGGAGCCAAGGAACGAACTCGCCGAGAAGTCGGGTGGAGATGCTCCCCCTTGTAGGCGACAAGGAAGATAAGGTCTAG